The nucleotide window TATCTAGATTCAAGTCTCGGTTATTAGGAGCCGGCTCTTTGATGTCCTCTCGTTTCTGATAATCAGTCAAACAACTGAAATCTGGTTTTATGCTATCAGGGGAAGTTGGCTCGGCGTTTTTAATTTCTGCTTCAGTATATATTGCATTACTCTCAAAATCTGCATAAAATTCAGATAACATTCACTTATGTTTTTTCCTTCAAAGAGTTTTCTTCAACAATGTTTGGATATATATTGAAATACCATTTTGTGTTAAAATGTAAACTGTTTATTTCCATCCTAAACAAAAGGTTGCGTATTTCTTTTCTCCTTTATTGTAAGCTTCTTCCACTTAGCTTCTATTGTCGACATTTTTATAAACCAAATCCTTCCAGCCAGGGAAAGATTTTGAAGGAAAACATACCCTCATTTCCCTTCTGTCCCTTTCACACCTTCCCTTACCTCCAATCCAAATGATACACTTATAAAATCATGGACAGAATAGTAGCTAGAGAACTTGGGTGCTGGTCGTTTATGTTAGAGTAtttaacatatcatggggcttcaaccatccgcttaagcttttagttaattggatccttgacatggtatcataGCCATCGTGACTagaggtcacaggttcgaaaTTCAACCAATCCTcaaattcaagtggaatatGTCGCACTAGGTACGAGGAGAGCCCGAGCTGCActcacacttctagcccaaagacctcttgtgtgagggggcctgttaaagtatataacatatcttaggacttgaaccatcagcttaagctttggttgagttggttccatGACAGTTTAGTCAAACTAGAATACGTTCAACTGGATTTACATATGTTTTGCTTCCACATAATTGTCATGGTTGTCTAAGATTGTTTGATTCCCCTTAAGTCTTCCCTAAGATTGAGAAAACTAATACTATATCTTTTAGGATAGATAATTAACTTGCAATGAACTAGTGAAAGATTGCTATCTTTACCTCTGAATGCCGTTGGTTTCTTTTTCACCGGAGATGGAGATTCATCATCATAGAAACTTGCATCTAGGACTGAAACGGGGCTAGGTTGCTCCGTTACATTTATTGCTAGCTCTTCAAATGCTAtattaccttgagttccttCCGGTTTCTATTATAACAAAAGACGGTTAGTGAAGGTGAATACATTAGAGTACTGTTTGATCATGAATTTAATGGTAGTCAATGACACAAACGAAAAGACGAGAAGTATATCTTACTTGGTCGCCCTTTACTTCTGTGTGTTGCTGGCTCGTAAGTGCTGAGTCACTGCTAAACTCACTTGATTGGTCATCAGCTGGTTCTTGCAATGGTGATAAATTCCATGACAGCTTTTGATTTTGCGAGATAGCTTGCTTTCGGTTCTTTACTTTGGAGCTGGATTTTATTGCTGGGGTAATTCCGTTTATTTGTGTGCGTCCAGTGTCTGTGATCCTAACTGAGCTTCTCAGATTCGACCTGGTCGTACTTTCAGGTGCTTTGGATGTTCTTATTGGCCTCGGAGTTATTTCTCTCGAATACTTGTTCAAGATGTGATGAGTTTCTTTGTGATTTTTTGCAGTTTTCTTCTGTGCTGAATCCTTCTTTCCGTCTACAGGCTGAATCCTGATCGTCTGCAATCTTGCAAGCGGTATATCGTGTATGACTTGAGTTGCTTGTTTTCTTGATTCTTTTGCGGTTTTATTCAGCTTTGTTTCCGTAGTTGAATTATCGTCCTCAGAAGACCTGAACCCTTTACTTGTTGGTGGAGTAGCTTGCTTCGAGCCCGGTTTTTGGCTAATTTGATAGGAGCCGATGTTTTTCATATGAGACGTGCAATGTTCCTGTCGAACCTCCAGCGTGCGCTTCTCCCTATGCATTGATTCGAGAATCTGTTTTAAAGCTCTAAGATCCTTTCCAGATCTTTTGAAATCGAGATCAGCCAACCTTTTCTCCATTGCACCATAGACAGTTGGAGGATGGTGTATAGATTCCGAATGAGCTTCGTCGTATGTGGAATCTGTTTGCCCTGCCTTGGCTTTGTTTAACCGTGGCATTCTAGATTCCTTGCAATTACTTCTCGGGGTATGTAAATCATCTTCAACCTTGCTTGCATCAATGTTCCGTGATGATCTCGAGAATGAATTTGAATTTCGGATAATGCTCGAGTCATCATGCTCCGTCTGACGCCTGTTGGGTGATTTATAATCCGGCAGTACTTCAAGCCCCATCAACTTCGCCACTATATTAGACGGTGTCCTGCAACTTGCTGGCTCATTTAAGTCTTGAACAGGCGCTTTCATGTTTCGCTGCTTACTATCCAAGGATAGCCTCGGGAGGTCTCTAAGTTTCAAGGTAGAAATGTTGCAGTCCCTTGCTTCCCTGCCGTCATAAGAGAATCGAGCAATATCCTTGTTCCTTGGAGTTACCGCAGGTGCACTATGGTTCGAACTAATCGACGGGAATGAGTCATTAAGCGCCGCGAGTCGCGGACTATCCGGTCTGGATGTATTGGAAAGTCCACGGAATTCCAAATGCTTGGCATCATATGTTGCCACACCTCTTTGTGCGGATTTTTTTGGCGATGGACTGTTGGAGAATGTCTCTTTGTCGTGTTTCTTGTGGTGGTGGCTTATTTTTGCTGGTGAACTTGGTCGGCGAGGTGAGGAATGTGGCTTGCTTGCTCGGGAATCTGAATATTGTCGTTCGCAGGAAATGGTCTCCGTGGATGGGGACTGCTCAGGCTTTGTTGCAGATTCATAGTCTGATGACGATATAGTTGTAGAGTCGGAACACGAAAAGGAGTGTCGGGATGATTCTATAGGGTTCACTTGCCTCTCTTTTATGACATTCCGATGTTTTTCCTgcaaacaaacaattttataTATCATCTCGTAATACTTATTATCAGATCGAGGAACAATTTTATATATCATTTGAAACATTTGATTGGAATAATCTAACGCGGATCATATTACTTAGAAAAGATGTCTCACCTTTAATCTCTTGCTAGCATTATTGATTGTTTTTCcttgtttcttgttttcatcTGTTCAAGTACAACATATAAAACGACTCAGTAATATAACACGTTGAACGACTTCTCTCAACCCAGGCAAAACCTAAATAAAGCAAGTTTCGAATCAAAGAAGTCATGTCGTTTTTGGTCTATCACTTCTGTGTCGATAAATGCGGTTGCAATTCACGTATTATAGAAGTAGCAAATCTCTTAAATAGAATTGTTTCGGTTAGATTGCTACATTTTCCTCTTCCACGTTAAATTTTATAGCGAATTTACATCAACCTGAGTAGGACAAAGGTGTAGTGTTTCACATCATATTTGTACTTCAGAACTCTCATCCCATATCTATTGATTCCTCTGTAGTACTCATTGGGGATGTGTAGGCTTAAATAAAAGGGTATGCCCCTTAAATTTTTTTGgtcattataaaaaaaaaatgataatgtttTCTTGGTATTCTAAAAGGAGTATAATCTAATGACACTAAGATAATGTTCAAGTATATTCATAAAATGACAGATAGAGACATTAAAATTGTGAGAATATATACTAGAAAATGAGAGTAATTATAATttagataaaaatttaaaaaactgctaaaaaaaattacccaataaaaagataaatttaaaaacgTCATAATTGATCGGTTACATACTTAAATtcaaattgatatctttaaagtGGCCTTATCAATTTCAAAGTCAAAATTGATTGGTTATAATGGATCCAATTACGGCTatatactaaaattaaaattgattactttaagtttataattgatcacatttagatcaaaattgatcacAACAGCAACTACGGAAAACAACTAAAAACCACCAAATTAAAAATGGGTCAGCCAGTAAGTGTTTGGTTTCGCCATCACAGTCTTTCCAGATAGTTTTTTGTAGATTTAGTCTTGTTATCATAGTGCATATTAACAATTAGCCTAAACTTAAGGCTCTCTTTAAGAGTCTCTTCAGGACTAGAGAATAGAGGTAAATGGTGTTGATTGTAGGTAATAGGTACTTTCTCCATTTcactatacttgctatatttgactttttacgcaatttagtGTGTTATTTAGATCatttatatcttaaattatacacatccaaaaattataaaaaaaatattatgaaaatttgattaaacgattcaaataatatctcacttgactatatacTTTTACACATTAACCGCAATATGCAATTTGCAATTAGTAGTAATCTTAATGAGTTGGTTGAAAAAGAGAGTAAGATAAATGAGAATTGACAACCACCTATGTCTCATTAAGAAGCAACACATATTCACATGCCATCTTTTCAGGAAAATTACGAAAAATTAAAGACTCCTGTGCTGAGGAACAAGTCATGTGCTACACTGTCAAACATTCATCAACTTTCTGCCACTTATCAATCCTTATCCAAACATCAGGGAAAATACTACAATTTGCCTAAATACAACATGCCACTCTCattatcataaatcataatcatatcatacatGGCTCCACCTAAGGAATTTCAAggatcaaattaattaattgctcGTTTGGGATATCGGGTTGATTTTAGGTTAAATTTTTCgtatcaatttaaaattgaattttgtgtcTATATTGGTTTTCACATAATtgcaaatatatttttaagacaAGGTCGGTTAAATATTAAGTCATCGGATCTGTTTTGAATACAATAtaagttagtttatttttttatctttgtattttttttaagaaacaaATTTTAACTTCACatgaaaaatacaaataatttaattgagtatctataatattaattttaaaataatcatacaaaaaaatattaaaaattttaacctCCTAGcaaactttttaaatttgtatctTGGTGTTGTTGTTGGGATACTAAGGTTTGATCTTTAACCAATTAACAAATTAACTATAATCAATTGATTGATGTAACAGCAAAACTAGTATCAAAACTGataattttctatattttgaaaaatgaaaacttgaaattaaaataaatattgcgattataattaataattaataattaaaaagacttgcaataaataaaaaatagttgttGACAAAAAATCTAGACTTATACTTTGACcacttaattttaattaattatatagagGTAATATTTTATCAGTTGTTGATATTATGAGGGTAGAATAAATACAATAGTCTGCTTGTATGTTCAAATTGCTTACCCGACCCGCACATGGTTAGAAAATTGTATCAAAAGTCCAACCTTtcacaaattataatttatatatgaaaatttgataataatatattcaactTTTATTATTCACTGAAAATACAAACTATATACACCTTAAAATTCATTTGCTTTTTTCAGACACTATTCATCTTTtactattaatttgtattttattattaatttatcggTCCATTTAGTAGGTAGTAATAAAGgatagtaatgagaatgaaaaactagtataattttAGTTAACAAAAATCTTTTGACTACCTTGATTGCCATGCGTGtccaattctaatcatttcattttctcCATAAACTTTATTTCAATGCATTTGGAAAAATTTGGTATTAGgcagtaatgaaaatttgtaaaaaaaatttgttgtgATGAAAGTTTTATTACTATTGGAAATGATATggacttttgatgaaattttacataataaattattttcattataccACTAACCAAATTGGCCGtaaaagttaaaacgtaattaaGTGAggtcttgtttgattcgtcttaatgcaagCATTATTTacatcaacttttcataatttttaataatgaacaatcagaaatattaaggattgaataagtgcattggatagagtgcataaagtaaatttgagtttattttaaaaataatcacaatTAAATAATTCTCCAACTCATAAAAAGTAAATGTAGTTTAGTCTTATACTACAAACGTAATAATACTTGAGTTTCTGATATCTATAATGGAGTTAATTAATAGTTAGATTTAATATGAGTGGatgatcaaattttttattataacataattaatcatgatggaaaatttttaatcttaTACTTGTATCATTTTGATATTCGtttggttattgttattaaacGAGGATAATGAGATtgattttttgtataaattttaatgtcatgaattttaattaaaaaaaattaatgttttgttATTATCTGATATTTCAATGTTTAAAtgtaatatattaaattgaattttgtgaataaaTGAGACCGTTGAAGTAGAGAAAGtataaaattaaactaataatacatcaatattttcaccatttgaattatttgattgtttatgatttgaattttgttttgaaagagaatagtttattttgcataaaaattaGGTCGACACTGGTTAGAATGTGGCGACTTAGAATTTGGAAAATTGAAGATTGAAGGTAAGAAATGGATACCTGAAGAAATTGCAGTGTGAATTGAGGTGCTGCTTAGAATTGTTCGATTATTGATGAAATGATGAGGATCAAAAAACTGAAGCAATCCATTCATACATCCCATCTGCTTCTTAAGCTTCTGCTTCTGCTTTTGAATCTCATCATCTGACAATGAATATATAAGTTTTGCagacattttttattttattttgattttgattttagggTATTACGAGAATCGAATCTAAGAACTTATCACAATAAACTAATACTTTCTTttggaatgaaaaaaaaaaaactcaaatctccACCGCTCTACAAATGTAACAAAAATGGGTTCCTTATACAAAATTGTTAGCTAAAAAAGTAGGGTGATTTGCAGGTTTGTGAAAGGGAAGTATTACATTTATAGAAATGGGTGTTGttagaaagagaaaagaaagataAGGAAAGTGGGAAGGACGAAAAGAATTTCTTGGAAATACACAAAATTAAGTTAATTTTGGAATGATGATGGATTTTTGCAGGGAATTGGAAAAGAGAGGAGGCAGAGTGTTCGAAGAAGGGTATGTTTTTCTGGAATTTCACATGCAACAGCAGAGCAGAGCAGagcaaaatatattaatattagaatttagaatacTAGTCTTAATTTGGAAGGAGTATTTTGTATTGTAAATGTGGTAATTAAGAGTATGTTCCTTCTGTCTCTTGGATCTCTCTCTCAAGAGCCTAACTCACAACTCTTCTGACTTTATTAGTCCTTTTGCTAATGCTAACCACCTTGGGAattgcgttttttttttttcttaaaaaaaaaacaattacagGCTCTGTCTCTTTGATACTCTCTTCGATTTAAGACTTTATGCCTTATTTGTTTTAACATGTAATAActcaatttataatatttttagttttacataattaaaatttattaatatcaataacataattaattttagttgtatataattaaaatttataaaaaattgatattaataacgGAATAAAGtaagatttcacttgattatatttactttaatacTTCTTACGTTTCAAATTAGTTGCAATACTAGAATAatgacactattcattcatcactctAAACTTgtgatcaatttttaatttatatataggttaaatcatagtcaagtgagatcttgttttcgtctcattgcaaagattattaacatcaaatttttataattttttattagatataataagagatattaaggatttaaTTCGTGCATTAAATCAGActgcgtgaaaaaacaaatattgcaAGTGaattgaaacggaggaagtataactGTGTAAGAATaagatacaaattaaaagtgaaataTAAATAGTCTACAACGCAAATGAAACATTAACTCTAAATTCAAGGGAGATATAACAACCTATAGTTGTATAACTATTACGAAAATGGTAAGGATAAATtatgggggtgtttggcaattgaatgttggcttttttagttggcttgtttgaccagctgaaaATGTTGGTTGTTTTTATTGGCTCTAAACTAGTTGAAAAAGCCAACTGTGTGTTTGAAAAAGCCAACTGTGTGTGGAGATGCTTGGTAAATTAGAGCATTGGTTGTTGgctgtttattagaaaaaaaaagtgggctaacaagccaaaagccaaccaaaaaaactattccctccgttcctttttgtatGTCCACTTAACTTTTACACGTActtcaaagcaaattttgagCCTCGATATCTCATaatatgcataataaaaaattgtaaaaattatgtattaaaattgtttgcaccaagacgaatctaacaagattccacatgaatatattttgttttgaatatgtacttcaaaaatcaaatttaaaattctctctcataaaatggaaaaacttaaagtggacaaaaaaaaggaacggagggagtagctGGAGaagctttttcattttggtttaaAAGCCAACTTTTCAACTGCTTTTAAAggaatttaccaaatattttttagttatttgaccaaccaacaagccaaaaaaaGCCAATCAAATAACAACCTTAATAACCATGATCGAATCACCCTGTACAATCACCTTATTCCATCTATCATCTCGTGCCAAGGAGACTAAAAGGAGAGCAGCCTTAGATTTGATAATTATCTTAATAACATATATTGAGGCTTCAATCAACAGTTTAATTAAACTGATgattaaaatcttaataatacTTAAAATGTATAGAGGAGCCCAAAGACTTTGTACAACGAGTACTTTCTTGGAGTTTGCGATGTATCACGTGATTAATTATGGGAAGTTCGTTTCTCCACCAAGAAAAGAGCAATCATACTCGACGAATCCAGCTTTGAACGCACAATTCAGTATTAGCAAATTCAtgtttaactaattttttatgTCTCCCAAAAAGGGAAAACAAGAAACAATTCCATGTAGATACTATTATCACTATTACGTACACAACTACACAACTTCTTGTCACCCTTTATCTatcattaatttattaaatttattattttattataaacatCAATATTATACTCCTAAGGCTAAGACTAAACTTATTGGTGCTTTTAAATTCTACCTTTTATAGTAAATATCATTTTTGTTGGAAAATAATTCATATATAATTTCACATATAAGCGTAATGAGTTAGTATTCCTATTATTAATTGGCCGGTTTTAGGATGAAACAGAGGGCGAACTTAAAATGAGCTAGGCTTTAGGTGGCATGTGCCCCtatgcaattttttttaagaaaatgatagATCTTTCGACTTTTCCCTCGGTCACGAACTCACAAATTTGTGTCATTTTGAGATTTAaaaaaccaaaacccctaaaaaAACCCAATTTACTCATACGCAAAGACACCCACGACCCACACCCAACCCTTGTCGACGTCTCTTGTCACCCTTTATTGGTGTCTCTCACCAGTCACCACCACTACCTTTTCTCTCAATAGACTCAGTTGGAGTTCGTGTGTCAACCCTTTGCGTGAAGGGCTGCTGGAGACCCTGGCCGTTAGGCATTGCTGTTGGCCTACAACAGTGCAGCATTCTTGTCGTGAAGTCAACATTACCACCGGCCACCATGAACACCATGAGACCACCACCTTCAATTCAATTTCATGTATTATTTTGAAATCTCCAAAAATTAGGATATTTTAGTTTTCAgttcaatttcttttaattgttATCACTTATTAATCATGGGAACTCAGGATAATTATTTTGGATAATACATAATGGTATTAATGGATTGATTAAGAATGTgcttaattaagtgttattgtGAATATGTTTGGTAAATTGCTAATGAGTTATGAGTTATGAGTAATGAAGCTATAATTGAATATCATATGTGTTTGTTAATAATATTCTTGCTATAGAATACAAAATTATGAATAGAAAACAAAAGAATATTTTATTGCTTCTATTTTTACAAAACGTTTGAGTAGAGAAAGTGGGGATAACTCTATTCCAAGCTCTATTCAACTCAACAAAGTCAAGCACAATTTCACCCCAACCTCCATCATCTATTCCTTCTTCTCATGATAAGGAGAAAGAAAGTAAAACTGCTTCAACTATCAATACCCTAACCTCGATAAACGAAAGAAGATTAACTTCCATTGATGTTTTCAGTGTCATTTCTGACGTTTTATGGACCCTaggtaaaaagaaatatatgggCTCTCTCTATAGaggtttaaatttggttttaatGGGTGCTTGGCAAAATAACAAAAGGCTACCTCTATATtgtaattatcattataaatataaaCGTGTCATATACTTTTTGATTGATAAAGAAACTAATCTAGTAAAAATGCATGCTAAAGTTAAATGATAGGGCTAAcgtaaagttacaattttacatGTGATGTTCTACGTCTTACATGATAAAATTGCTGAGTTGAGATATTTGGCCCCATTCTAGCCCTAGGCCCTAGCAAATGTCTACTTTACCTAGAGTTAGGAACGACCCTAAATGTTTTGAATCTTCCTCTATACCCTGCAGGAAAAAGGAGAATGATGTCTCAATTTCTCCCAAGTAACCTAGATATCGTTAGAAGAGAATATTATTCAAGAAATTTTTATCAACCAAATAAACATGAGTTTAAATtcacaaattttatgaaaaaccATATAATTAATtggatattatttaattaatacaaaacaTGGCTTGAATAATATTGTTGAGAAAGATGCAACCTTTTGTTTTACTTGTTATTTAATCAGATATGATAaagttgcacaggattcttttgTTATTGATGAATTTCGTAAAAAGCCGAATTATTTTCATCTACATGTTAGTGCAAATATGATTGTCACTAATACTATACTAATACCACTAAAACTAAACTAATACAATTCAgaatacattaatattttaaatattatactatactatattattacggttaataatatactaataatacatTGATAcaactaatactacactaatatgaTTAATACAATACTAATACGACTATTAATATTCTAATAATACGCCAATGTAACTAAAATTGTAATAGTTAtatactaatatgactaatactacactaatatgattaataatatattaatattttacttATACGACTAATAAAACACTAATATTACATTTatatgactaataatatactattaatatactaatatacAACGTATACtaaactaataaaattaataaaatagtaattacTTAATACTACACTATTACAACTTATATTATACaactatattaattaatatatttaaactaTTGCATAAGTATGTGTTTgactaaaaagataaaaattttagTGATCCCAAAAAGCAAGTCGGTCACGGCCCGGGTCACCACCAACATGCTgtgtctttcttttttttttttattcattcatcacccttaatttgtgattactTTTAAATCAATTATGATAGTTATATCCACCGACACCGAAAACAAATAATCTCACTATAAACCGCAAAGAATTACCAAGATGAATCGAGTTTTTCTCTCAAAAATAGCTCACTTTTTCTCTTGTATTTGTGGAAAATTTTCTAACCCTAATTAAAGGGTTATATATAGTAGTACTCCCTTTTAGAAGTATTAagaaaaaactacctaataacTGGCCAACAATGCAAGAAAAAGCTGCTCCCTGCATTTCTACAATCGCCGCCGACTCGGCTGTTACAAAGTGACTGCCAAGTCGGCTTTACCTTTTGAAAAACACTATCAATGATCACCATTTGAAGTCGAGTCGACTGTCCCCCAAATTTCATGGACGTCAACTTAGCGTTTGCTTTTTTACAACTGCTTTAAGTCTAGCCCACAACAACGACTTAGCTTCTTCAAAGCCTCCACCAACACCGACTAGACATAGGCTACCGTTCCTCATATATTTCCCAAGCCTTTTTATTCATCTTCAACCCATTGATGATACTCATATTCGAGTCACCATCATCAACAATACTGCTATTACAACGTATTAGGAGTATTATGAGATGGTCTCGCGATGAGCTTATCTCTATTGGACCAATCatacattctattaattttactgtATAATAGCATAAGGCAATTTGATTGTGAGCatgacatttatttttttttcattagacgctattaattgaatttgattgattgacatttatttttggatttacCATATTTACgaatttgtatttttagaaaaatttatacattaatggatgcaataaattacaattattcaattacactattatatataaatgtattgtttaaaaaattatagtacTAGAAATATATGATGTACTATctagaaaattatatattttttgataaattattgAAATTACACTGTAATATATATGATGTACTATTTAAAAAAGTATAATGCGAAATATATGATGTACtatgtagaaaattatactgcataataaattacatttattccaATTATACTGTAATTTAGGAAATTACTGG belongs to Amaranthus tricolor cultivar Red isolate AtriRed21 chromosome 17, ASM2621246v1, whole genome shotgun sequence and includes:
- the LOC130804699 gene encoding protein LONGIFOLIA 1-like, which encodes MSAKLIYSLSDDEIQKQKQKLKKQMGCMNGLLQFFDPHHFINNRTILSSTSIHTAISSDENKKQGKTINNASKRLKEKHRNVIKERQVNPIESSRHSFSCSDSTTISSSDYESATKPEQSPSTETISCERQYSDSRASKPHSSPRRPSSPAKISHHHKKHDKETFSNSPSPKKSAQRGVATYDAKHLEFRGLSNTSRPDSPRLAALNDSFPSISSNHSAPAVTPRNKDIARFSYDGREARDCNISTLKLRDLPRLSLDSKQRNMKAPVQDLNEPASCRTPSNIVAKLMGLEVLPDYKSPNRRQTEHDDSSIIRNSNSFSRSSRNIDASKVEDDLHTPRSNCKESRMPRLNKAKAGQTDSTYDEAHSESIHHPPTVYGAMEKRLADLDFKRSGKDLRALKQILESMHREKRTLEVRQEHCTSHMKNIGSYQISQKPGSKQATPPTSKGFRSSEDDNSTTETKLNKTAKESRKQATQVIHDIPLARLQTIRIQPVDGKKDSAQKKTAKNHKETHHILNKYSREITPRPIRTSKAPESTTRSNLRSSVRITDTGRTQINGITPAIKSSSKVKNRKQAISQNQKLSWNLSPLQEPADDQSSEFSSDSALTSQQHTEVKGDQKPEGTQGNIAFEELAINVTEQPSPVSVLDASFYDDESPSPVKKKPTAFRDFESNAIYTEAEIKNAEPTSPDSIKPDFSCLTDYQKREDIKEPAPNNRDLNLDKSYVSEILFASGFLHNRDHIEDHLVHQSQEVINPKLFYVLEQTKGSRFESDKRSYNEDRKTRTNDRCRRRLLFDVVNEIISQKLAQTKSRLLTTGPQLLQQIHKEIDQLQPISLPQSLDDEDDFLTTIIDKDLTYGSPNWINFNIEIPGLVLDIERLIFKDLIVELVHDEAAEAQVLKHSKQYY